Proteins co-encoded in one Rhopalosiphum maidis isolate BTI-1 chromosome 2, ASM367621v3, whole genome shotgun sequence genomic window:
- the LOC113551179 gene encoding protein GVQW3-like, whose product MSENTEQRVCIKFCHKLGKTATETYQMLLLAYGDETMSRARVFEWFKRFKEGRTTVKSDEREGRPSTSRNEEMIQKIRTAIRVQTILTTDLDMRRVAAKFVPKLLSGEQKENRKQIATDLLECSESDDFFLKSIITGDETWVYGYDPETKVQSSQWKTPDSPRPKKLVKFGVK is encoded by the exons ATGAGCGAAAATACAGAACAACGAGTGTGCATTAAATTTTGCCATAAACTGGGAAAAACGGCTACTGAAACCTACCAAATGTTATTGTTAGCTTATGGAGATGAAACCATGTCCCGTGCTCGCGTTTTTGAATggtttaaacgatttaaagaGGGTAGAACAACTGTTAAAAGTGATGAACGTGAAGGACGCCCATCAACAAGCCGCAATGAGgaaatgatacaaaaaatacgaACAGCAATACGAG TTCAAACCATATTGACGACTGATTTAGACATGAGAAGAGTTGCAGCCAAATTTGTACCAAAACTGCTCTCAGGTGAGCAAAAAGAAAATCGAAAACAGATCGCCACTGATTTGCTAGAGTGTTCCGAatctgatgatttttttttaaaatcaattataactgGTGACGAGACTTGGGTATATGGCTACGATCCAGAAACAAAGGTACAATCTTCGCAGTGGAAGACACCTGATTCACCACGACCAAAAAAGCTCGTCAAGTTCGGAGTCAAGTGA